A single region of the Sorghum bicolor cultivar BTx623 chromosome 9, Sorghum_bicolor_NCBIv3, whole genome shotgun sequence genome encodes:
- the LOC8064710 gene encoding pentatricopeptide repeat-containing protein At1g15510, chloroplastic: MPPLTTKPALNPVLLPLASLGLPRALPPIGLHAEKRLRRLSSAAVSAAASTSSSADPSAELRALCSHGQLAQALWLLESSAEPPDEDAYVALFRLCEWRRAVEPGLRACAHADDRHAWFGLRLGNAMLSMLVRFGETWHAWRVFAKMPERDVFSWNVMVGGYGKAGLLEEALDLYHRMMWAGVRPDVYTFPCVLRSCGGVPDWRMGREVHAHVLRFGFAEEVDVLNALMTMYAKCGDVVAARKVFDSMAVMDCISWNAMIAGHFENGECNAGLELFLTMLQDEVQPNLMTITSVTVASGLLSDITFAKEMHGLAVKRGFATDVAFCNSLIQMYASLGMMGQARTVFSRMDTRDAMSWTAMISGYEKNGFPDKALEVYALMEVNNVSPDDITIASALAACACLGSLDVGVKLHELAESKGFMSYVVVTNALLEMYAKSKRIDKAIEVFKCMPEKDVVSWSSMIAGFCFNHRNFEALYYFRHMLADVKPNSVTFIAALAACAATGALRSGKEVHAHVLRCGIAYEGYLPNALIDLYVKCGQTGYAWAQFCAHGAKDVVSWNIMIAGFVAHGNGETALSFFNQMVKIGECPDEVTFVALLCACSRGGMVSEGWELFHSMTDKYSIVPNLKHYACMVDLLSRVGQLTEAYNFINEMPITPDAAVWGALLNGCRIHRHVELGELAAKYVLELEPNDAGYHVLLCDLYADAGIWDKLARVRKTMREKGLDHDSGCSWVEVKGVVHAFLTDDESHPQIREINTVLEGIYERMKASGCAPVESHSPEDKVLKDDIFCGHSERLAVAFGLINTTPGTSISVTKNQYTCQSCHRILKMISYIVRRDIIVRDSKQVHHFKDGSCSCGDEGLG; the protein is encoded by the coding sequence GTCCTCCTCCGCGGACCCGAGCGCGGAGCTGCGAGCGCTCTGCTCCCATGGCCAGCTCGCGCAGGCGCTCTGGCTCCTCGAGTCCTCGGCGGAGCCGCCCGACGAGGACGCCTACGTCGCGCTGTTCCGCCTCTGCGAGTGGCGCCGCGCGGTGGAACCGGGGCTGCGCGCGTGTGCGCACGCGGACGACCGGCACGCGTGGTTCGGGCTCCGCCTCGGGAACGCCATGCTCAGCATGCTCGTCAGGTTCGGGGAGACGTGGCACGCGTGGAGGGTGTTCGCCAAGATGCCCGAGCGGGACGTCTTCTCCTGGAACGTCATGGTGGGCGGGTACGGGAAGGCCGGGTTGCTGGAAGAGGCGCTGGACCTGTACCACAGGATGATGTGGGCAGGTGTGAGGCCGGACGTGTACACGTTCCCCTGCGTGCTGCGGAGCTGTGGGGGCGTCCCAGACTGGAGGATGGGGAGGGAGGTGCATGCACATGTTCTTCGGTTTGGGTTTGCGGAGGAGGTCGATGTCCTGAATGCACTCATGACCATGTACGCCAAGTGTGGGGACGTTGTGGCTGCTCGCAAGGTGTTTGACAGTATGGCCGTGATGGACTGTATCTCATGGAACGCCATGATTGCTGGTCATTTTGAGAATGGTGAGTGCAATGCGGGGTTGGAGTTGTTTCTTACCATGCTGCAGGATGAGGTTCAGCCTAACCTCATGACAATAACCAGTGTGACTGTTGCATCAGGCTTGTTATCTGACATAACTTTTGCAAAGGAAATGCATGGGCTTGCAGTGAAGAGGGGTTTTGCCACTGATGTTGCATTCTGTAACTCTTTGATTCAGATGTATGCAAGTCTTGGTATGATGGGGCAAGCAAGAACAGTGTTCTCAAGAATGGATACTAGAGATGCCATGTCATGGACAGCTATGATATCTGGGTATGAGAAAAACGGCTTCCCAGATAAAGCTCTTGAAGTGTATGCACTTATGGAAGTGAACAATGTAAGTCCTGATGATATTACTATTGCAAGTGCCCTTGCTGCTTGTGCTTGCTTGGGGAGTTTAGATGTTGGCGTCAAGTTGCATGAGCTTGCTGAGAGCAAGGGATTCATGAGCTACGTCGTAGTTACAAACGCACTCCTTGAAATGTATGCGAAGTCCAAGCGTATTGATAAGGCTATTGAAGTTTTTAAGTGCATGCCTGAGAAGGACGTAGTATCGTGGAGTTCAATGATCGCAGGATTTTGCTTCAACCATAGGAACTTTGAGGCTCTTTACTATTTCAGGCATATGCTGGCAGATGTAAAGCCTAATTCTGTCACTTTTATTGCTGCTCTTGCTGCTTGTGCTGCTACTGGGGCTTTGAGGAGTGGTAAGGAGGTCCATGCACATGTTTTAAGGTGTGGTATTGCATATGAAGGTTATTTGCCCAATGCCCTTATCGACTTGTATGTCAAATGTGGCCAGACGGGCTATGCTTGGGCACAGTTCTGTGCACACGGTGCAAAGGATGTTGTGTCGTGGAATATCATGATTGCAGGTTTTGTTGCTCATGGTAATGGGGAAACAGCTTTATCGTTCTTCAATCAAATGGTGAAAATAGGAGAATGCCCAGACGAAGTTACGTTTGTTGCTCTGCTATGTGCGTGTAGTAGGGGTGGAATGGTCAGCGAAGGTTGGGAGCTTTTTCACAGCATGACTGATAAATACTCTATTGTTCCAAATCTCAAGCACTATGCATGCATGGTGGATCTTCTAAGTCGTGTTGGGCAACTGACAGAAGCTTACAACTTCATAAATGAAATGCCTATCACACCAGATGCTGCTGTTTGGGGAGCCTTGCTAAATGGATGCCGGATACACCGGCATGTCGAACTTGGGGAGCTTGCTGCAAAATATGTTCTTGAATTGGAGCCTAATGATGCTGGATATCATGTTCTTTTGTGTGATCTGTATGCTGATGCTGGTATATGGGATAAATTGGCTAGGGTGAGGAAAACCATGCGGGAGAAAGGATTGGATCATGATTCTGGATGTAGCTGGGTTGAGGTTAAAGGAGTAGTCCATGCATTTCTTACGGATGATGAATCGCATCCACAGATCAGAGAAATAAATACTGTTCTAGAAGGAATATATGAGCGGATGAAAGCATCTGGATGTGCTCCTGTCGAATCTCATTCTCCAGAAGATAAAGTATTGAAGGATGACATCTTTTGTGGTCACAGCGAAAGACTTGCTGTTGCTTTTGGTTTGATCAATACCACACCTGGCACCTCAATTTCTGTCACCAAAAACCAGTACACATGTCAGAGTTGTCACAGGATATTGAAGATGATTTCTTACATAGTACGAAGAGATATAATTGTTAGGGACAGTAAGCAAGTCCACCATTTTAAGGATGGAAGTTGCTCGTGTGGAGATGAAGGTTTGGGGTGA
- the LOC8064711 gene encoding uncharacterized protein LOC8064711, protein MPIYVAPASTNQPTVDHEPSVSPAARRLPSTNPEALGTRTSMAVSSISCSLRPPAPVREASARLTPPQPSPPKTTATPWADGLRRACVAAAATAACVVIGTAGGGDVVAASMPRDTPVLAVDARPAAAAPRWSDRRECPPWRANSLENIVPENLPRPSARRRFNTVKRAPRKAPALGRQAVAPPFLALRSGVDDCFTL, encoded by the exons ATGCCTATTTACGTGGCTCCCGCGAGCACGAACCAGCCCACCGTCGATCACGAGCCATCTGTCTcgcccgccgcccgccgcctgccgAGCACGAATCCAGAAGCTCTTGGGACTCGAACGAGCATGGCGGTCTCCTCCATCAGCTGCTCCCTTCGGCCTCCAGCTCCCGTCAGAGAAGCTTCCGCTCGTCTGACGCCGCCGCAGCCGTCGCCACCAAAGACGACGGCCACGCCGTG GGCGGACGGGCTGCGGCGGGCatgcgtggcggcggcggcaaccgCGGCGTGCGTCGTGATCGGGACGGCGGGAGGTGGCGACGTGGTGGCGGCGTCGATGCCACGCGACACCCCCGTTCTGGCTGTGGAcgcgcggccggcggcggcggcgccgcggtgGAGCGACCGCAGGGAGTGCCCGCCGTGGCGCGCTAACTCGCTGGAGAACATCGTGCCGGAGAACCTGCCCCGCCCGTCGGCGCGCCGGAGGTTCAACACAGTCAAGCGAGCGCCGCGGAAGGCCCCCGCGCTCGGGCGTCAAGCGGTGGCGCCGCCGTTCCTGGCGCTGCGCTCCGGCGTGGACGACTGCTTCACCCTCTAG